A single region of the Oceanispirochaeta sp. genome encodes:
- a CDS encoding DHHA1 domain-containing protein, with amino-acid sequence PVFNRVAEMVDNGASPNGVFRRINGGRELSTRRLMGRLLDRARFYCDDKIIISWENKDDREELAVEDRDSDKLYQLLQSIAGCEAVALIREESPTLCIIGLRSNNSIDVGRIASELGGGGHVKAAGCAVEADRETVLQKLLELFSQQI; translated from the coding sequence CCGGTTTTCAACCGTGTGGCAGAGATGGTGGATAACGGAGCCTCTCCCAATGGTGTTTTTCGCCGCATCAATGGAGGCCGGGAGCTCAGCACAAGGCGTCTGATGGGCCGTCTTCTGGACCGGGCCCGTTTTTACTGTGATGACAAAATTATCATTTCCTGGGAAAACAAGGACGACCGTGAGGAGCTTGCCGTAGAAGACCGGGACTCGGACAAGCTCTATCAACTCCTGCAGAGCATAGCCGGCTGTGAAGCCGTAGCCTTGATCAGGGAGGAATCCCCGACCCTGTGCATTATAGGTTTGCGGTCCAATAACAGTATTGATGTGGGACGCATTGCTTCAGAACTCGGAGGAGGTGGTCATGTCAAGGCTGCCGGATGTGCCGTCGAGGCCGACCGGGAGACTGTTCTTCAGAAGCTGCTGGAACTCTTTTCTCAACAAATTTAA
- a CDS encoding TetR/AcrR family transcriptional regulator — translation MKVEEKRKLKKIAIIEAALDVWSVDDYRTTSLNALATNLNMTKQALYRYFKNKEDLLDSMTDYVSSLENLWFQDMTRKLKAVPQEEKIRFFISNLSQALTQGRRYLHFDSFNTLRLDKLSLGKNMKNLEEIRDTLDVPEKVIHLIMMFCFFLWGWQETQHIQKKRNTSQKIELIIEVIENGLATEKFRLPEKGCSFQDTMEYRSFRVRLNQENLIQAVTQVIQEKGFQGVTLELIAEKAGISKSTLYNYFKNKDDMLTQTTNLLVKEYMQYHSQLLSTRDCFEDKLLAHLEMQCLLFPKKPQAFIIIKQFMSRDVFDKVEKPALQPGFLDFLEDGIKEKKLKPLLSVYEYQMVFSFFIFIERVILRNEDELFLTRKIIDWLGFLAYGFKYNC, via the coding sequence ATGAAAGTAGAAGAAAAAAGAAAACTTAAAAAAATAGCAATCATCGAAGCTGCTCTGGATGTCTGGTCGGTGGATGATTACAGAACCACATCTCTCAACGCCCTGGCAACAAACCTCAACATGACAAAGCAGGCCTTGTACCGCTATTTCAAAAACAAGGAAGACCTGCTGGATTCCATGACCGATTATGTGAGCTCCCTTGAAAATCTCTGGTTTCAGGACATGACTAGAAAACTGAAGGCTGTTCCTCAGGAAGAAAAAATTCGTTTTTTTATATCCAACCTTTCCCAAGCCCTGACACAGGGACGCCGGTACCTTCACTTTGACAGCTTTAATACACTTCGTCTGGACAAATTATCGCTGGGAAAGAACATGAAAAACCTCGAAGAAATAAGGGATACCCTGGACGTTCCCGAAAAGGTTATCCATTTAATCATGATGTTCTGTTTTTTTTTATGGGGATGGCAAGAGACTCAGCACATCCAGAAGAAAAGAAATACTTCCCAAAAAATTGAACTGATAATAGAAGTCATTGAAAATGGACTGGCAACAGAGAAATTCAGACTGCCGGAAAAAGGCTGCTCCTTTCAGGATACAATGGAATACAGATCCTTCAGAGTAAGGCTGAATCAGGAAAACCTGATTCAGGCAGTCACACAGGTCATTCAGGAAAAGGGCTTTCAGGGGGTGACTTTGGAGCTTATTGCTGAAAAAGCTGGAATATCCAAAAGTACTCTCTATAATTATTTTAAAAATAAGGATGATATGCTGACACAAACAACGAACCTTCTTGTTAAAGAGTATATGCAGTATCATTCTCAGCTTTTATCCACAAGGGATTGTTTTGAAGATAAACTTCTGGCTCATCTGGAAATGCAATGCCTTTTATTTCCTAAAAAACCCCAGGCGTTCATCATCATAAAGCAATTTATGAGCAGGGATGTCTTTGATAAAGTGGAGAAACCGGCATTACAACCCGGATTTTTGGATTTTCTGGAAGACGGGATCAAAGAAAAAAAACTGAAACCCCTTCTGTCTGTTTATGAATATCAGATGGTTTTTAGTTTTTTTATATTTATTGAGAGGGTTATTTTAAGAAATGAGGATGAACTATTTCTTACTCGGAAAATTATTGATTGGTTAGGCTTTTTAGCCTATGGGTTTAAATACAACTGTTAA